In Zingiber officinale cultivar Zhangliang chromosome 11B, Zo_v1.1, whole genome shotgun sequence, a single window of DNA contains:
- the LOC122035077 gene encoding uncharacterized protein LOC122035077, protein MSTTLISSGAEATVVAAAAAAAVEVEFASCDCCGLTEECTPAYIAVVRERHVGRWICGLCAEAVQDEIRRSELMISTEEAMGRHATFCRSFRSAEEPAVDPAEQLIAAVKHLLRRSLESPRAVRSTPSSPRTGGGLRPRSNLVRTGSGFPELLG, encoded by the coding sequence ATGTCGACTACGTTGATTAGTAGCGGGGCTGAAGCCACcgtggtggcggcggcggcggcggccgcaGTGGAGGTGGAGTTCGCGTCGTGCGACTGCTGCGGCCTCACGGAGGAGTGCACGCCGGCGTATATCGCGGTTGTGCGGGAGCGGCATGTTGGGAGGTGGATCTGCGGCCTCTGCGCGGAGGCCGTGCAGGACGAGATCCGCCGCTCGGAACTCATGATCTCCACGGAAGAGGCCATGGGCCGGCACGCCACCTTCTGCCGGAGCTTCAGGTCCGCCGAGGAGCCGGCGGTGGACCCGGCGGAGCAGCTGATCGCGGCCGTCAAACATCTCCTCCGGCGGAGCCTCGAGTCGCCGCGGGCGGTGCGGTCGACGCCGAGCAGCCCGCGGACCGGCGGTGGCCTTAGGCCCCGGTCCAACCTGGTCCGTACAGGGAGCGGCTTTCCGGAGCTGCTTGGTTGA